The nucleotide sequence ATCGCCTGCGATCGCGCCAGCGTTCCGCCCGAATTCTCGCATCGGTGCAGGCCGAAGTTAAAGTTTCTGCCCCAACGCAGATCCACAACCCTGCAGACAGCGTAGTACTGAATGAGCGCAGGGAGCGGGTGCAGATAGCCATGCAGCAATTGCCCGACCCGCAGCGGTTGGTCTTGGAGATGGCTTATTTTCAGGGACTGACCCAAGCTGAGATTGCGACTGAGATAGGGAAACCGGTGGGTACAGTGAAAACTCGGGTACGCTTGGGGTTGAGCAAATTGCGAGATGCATTGGGCGGATTGAATGAGTCGCCCTAAAATGGGACGGGATACATAAATCAGTCATGGAACGCGAAACTTTTAACCAACTTGCCACGCTGCATGCGCTCGATTTGCTCGATGGCGAAGGGCAACAGAGGCTGAAGTCTGCGCTGGCTGAATTTCCCGAACTCGCACGGGAGTTAGGTGATTGGAGCGATACTGCAGCGGCGATCGCCTACAGCGCTCCATCAATGCCGCTGCCAGAGCAGCTACAGGAGCGCCTGTTCGAGCGGATCGATCGCAACGGCTTGGAAACCGAGAGATCTCTAGACTTAGCTGAATTGCAACAGTACGCTGCAATGGTTATTTGGGAAGATTACCAACTCGTTCCTGGCGTCAAAATTGGGGCTTATCGGATCGATCGAACAGCCCGCCAAATGGAATGTTTTCTGAGAGCGGAAGCAGCAACCGTTTTCCCCAATCACCGGCATTTTTCCGATGAAGAGATTCTGATTCTGGAAGGAGAATTGGAGGTGGGCGATCGCGTCTATCGGGTCGGCGATCGCGTTGCTGCAGTGGCTGGAACGGCCCACAGACCTAAAACCCAGAGCGGCTGCTTGGTGTTTTTGCGCACCTCCCTAGATAACGAGATTTTAGAGTAATCCTTCTGACTGATGCTCATTTTGACCGAATTTCGCAATTCAGATACGGCGGGGAACCGCTATCAAACCGAGCATTGCTGCTCCCCCCACTAATCCAGCTAGTAAATACTGGAATGTCTGTAACGGAGGAGCGAATAAGCTGGCGAGTCCGACCGCAATCTGGATTCCTCCGCTCGCCAAATACGGTCGCAAAGGCCGATCGACAATGCCATTCAAAAGATGGCCGATTCCCATCAAAAATAGCCAGAAAATACCGAGATATCCCAATAGTCCGGCCAATGTCGCCGTTATGCAGGCCAATCCAGAAATGGCCAAGCCAAACGCGATCGTCAACAGCCACAAGAATCCCGTATAGAGCAGTGAAGGCTGGCGATTTTTAGGCTCTAGCAGGAGCAATCCCATATAACCCAAGCCAATGGCTGAAAGCCCGAGCCACAACCAGTTGATATTGGGAAGCTGGTGGTATTGGGTTGCTACAAATCCTACCGAGACGATCGCAGCCCACAGCAAGTAAGTGCGGCGGCACACGTTCCAGAACGGTTGTACAGTCGAGGTTTTCACAAGCTAATTCCTCTACTCCACCACCACGATGGTGCCTTGCATACTGGGATGGATTTCGCAGAAATAAGCCTGAACTCCCGCAACCGGAAACTCCACAATCTGGCTTTGGCCGCGACGCAACCGCCCCGTACCCATAAATTGCGACCCTGCTTCAGGTGTGGCGGTATGGGGGGCCGCATCCATATTCACGAACGTAACCCAACCTCCCTTTTGCAAGGTGACTGAAGCCGGTTTGAACTGGAACCCCCGAATCTCCACCGTGGCTTCTGCTAAAGCCTCGTTCGTTTGGGCAAAAGTGGGAGATGAACTGGGGCTAATAGATAGCGCAATCGCTGTCAGGATAATGGAGGCCGAGGCCCCCGCGATCGCGGGGTGGGCTAACTTGAATAGTCGTTTCATCATTCGAGTCCTAAAGTGTTTCGTTGACAAGAGAATTTCCAGTCCGGGCAAGGGCAGCACCCGAGCCATTCGATCCGCCGGTGCTGCCAAATGGATGCCTCAAATTTTAAGAATCCAGCGATCGCGGGTGTCTGCACTGAGAAAAGCCGCCGGAACAAACGCGATAGTTGGATCGAGCGTGCGGAGGATAGCGCGAATCGCCGTAGCATGGGCGGATTCGTCAGGGGCAATCGTGGCTGCCGCCGCCAACAGACCGGGGGTTTTGAGCTGACTGAAGGCATCGCCATAAGCCAGTGTGGCATCCACCTCCAAGGCCAGCGCTAGCTTGGCGATGTTGGCATCCGAATCGAGATTGCCCTCCCTCGCCGAGATATAGCTGGAGAGATCGTAGCTATCTCGAGCCGCAGAGGGAGTTCCCCCCAGGCTGCTCACTGCCCCCATCAGGACATCGCGATGCTCTTCGTGATCTCTGAGGTTGCGAGTGGCTAGCGACAGAATCGTTTTGCCGATAACGTTATCGGAGAGTTTGCCAGCAGCCACCGCATAGGCCCAGATTGCCTGGTGTTCGAGGTCGATGGCTGCGTTCAAAATGGGAATATCGTCATTCGACTGGGCTGCACTGGGGCGGGAGGATAAACCGGCCAGCCCGAGGGCTGTGCCCAAGCTCGCGATCGCGCCAGCCGTTAAGATACTGCGGCGGGAGGAAGGCCGCTGGGGATTGGGTCATAGGGGAGTGGGGAATTGACGCTTTTTCACGGGATCGATCTCCTGCGGTGAATGCATTGCCAGCTCGTCAATGGCAGTTCGCACAGTGGTCTGAGATCGGACGACCTCGACCTAATTGCCAAAATGAAGACTTATCTGGCGTTCTGTAGAGGTCTACGCCAGAAGTGAGAGATTGGATCTCTCATCTGCAAAAAAGTTTGGTTGGCGCTCGCCGCCGACCAGAGCAATTCGCACCGACCGGTGTTGACAGTTCCGAGGCATTGAATCCTTTGAATGCCGAATCCTTGGCATGCCGAATAGTGGCGAGCAATCAGCCGCAATTTCTATAGCTTGAGTCGAACGGGGGTACGGTTCGACTTCACTTGATAGTCGACGGGCTCTAGCAAAGATTGGCCGGTCATCTCGGAGGGTTGGGGAACCTGCAAAATCTCCAAAATGGTTGGGGCCACATCCGCCAAACAGCCACCTTCGCGTAGGTGAACGTCATTGCCTCGCCCTTCAATCTTGCAACCCTCCCCTTCCACCAAAATAAAGGGCACGGGATTGGTGGTATGGGCAGTCCAGGGCCGATGCTCCTCATCCCACATCAGCTCGGCATTGCCGTGGTCCGCCAAAATCAACGCACTTCCCCCCACCGTAACCGTGGCAGAGAGCAAGCGCCCCAAGCAGGTATCGACCGTTTCGATCGCCTTCACCGTTGCCTCGTAATTGCCGGTATGGCCCACCATATCGGGGTTGGCATAGTTGAGCACCACCAGGGAATACTGCCGCTGAGAAATCGCCTCGACGGCGCGATCGGTCACCTGCTTGGCCGACATCTCCGGTTGCTTATCGTAAGTGGTAACCATCGGACTGGGGATTAAATCCCGATCTTCTCCCTCAAACGGCTGTTCGATGCCGCCATTAAAGAAGTAGGTGACGTGAGCGTATTTTTCAGTCTCGGCAATGCGAAACTGCTTTAAACCCCTTTCGCTAATCACCTGTCCCAAGATCTTGTCTAAATTCTGGGGTTCGAAAACCACGCCAACCGGCAATCCCGCTTCGTATTGGGTCATCGTGACCACATCGAGCGGATCGATCCAATCGCGCTCGAACTCAGCAAAGTCTGGTAGCACCAAGGCTTGAGTCAATTGCCGAGACCGATCGGGCCGGAAGTTTAGCACAATCAGGCCGTCCCCAGGCTCCACCGCCCCCGCTGCCAGTCGCACGGGCTCGATAAATTCGTCAGTGATGCCATCGGCATAAGATTGCTTCAATACCTGTACCGCCGCTTGGCCGTTGCCCGAGCCAGCCTCAGTCATAACTCGATACATTTTCTCAGTGCGATCCCAACGGCGATCGCGATCCATCGCGTAATAGCGGCCGCCAATCGTAGCTAGAGTGCCGCCACTGGCTTCGAGCTTGGTTTCTAGCTCGGCTAAAAACTGAATGCCTGTTTGTGGGGGAGTGTCGCGACCATCGGTAATGGCGTGGACGCAGTGGGGTAACTGTCGCTGACTCGCCATATCCAATAACGCAAATAAATGCTGAATGTGGGAATGGACGCCCCCATCCGAGCACAGCCCTACGAGGTGCAGCTTGCTCCCTCGCTCTTTGACTGCCTGACACAGCCGCACAATCGGTTCGCGCTGGCCCAGTTCGCCAGTCTCAGCCGCATCAGAAATTCTGA is from Synechococcus sp. PCC 7336 and encodes:
- a CDS encoding sigma-70 family RNA polymerase sigma factor encodes the protein MSQSSQPPYYFYRSIAPNMVERKPVDDIDLVGQIARGERAALSALYGHYAGVVYALAFKILGSVEEAEEVVLDAFAQVWRSAEQYESQRGRVDTWLFTIARSRALDRLRSRQRSARILASVQAEVKVSAPTQIHNPADSVVLNERRERVQIAMQQLPDPQRLVLEMAYFQGLTQAEIATEIGKPVGTVKTRVRLGLSKLRDALGGLNESP
- a CDS encoding cupin domain-containing protein, with amino-acid sequence MERETFNQLATLHALDLLDGEGQQRLKSALAEFPELARELGDWSDTAAAIAYSAPSMPLPEQLQERLFERIDRNGLETERSLDLAELQQYAAMVIWEDYQLVPGVKIGAYRIDRTARQMECFLRAEAATVFPNHRHFSDEEILILEGELEVGDRVYRVGDRVAAVAGTAHRPKTQSGCLVFLRTSLDNEILE
- a CDS encoding plastocyanin/azurin family copper-binding protein, which gives rise to MKRLFKLAHPAIAGASASIILTAIALSISPSSSPTFAQTNEALAEATVEIRGFQFKPASVTLQKGGWVTFVNMDAAPHTATPEAGSQFMGTGRLRRGQSQIVEFPVAGVQAYFCEIHPSMQGTIVVVE
- a CDS encoding ferritin-like domain-containing protein yields the protein MGTALGLAGLSSRPSAAQSNDDIPILNAAIDLEHQAIWAYAVAAGKLSDNVIGKTILSLATRNLRDHEEHRDVLMGAVSSLGGTPSAARDSYDLSSYISAREGNLDSDANIAKLALALEVDATLAYGDAFSQLKTPGLLAAAATIAPDESAHATAIRAILRTLDPTIAFVPAAFLSADTRDRWILKI
- the gpmI gene encoding 2,3-bisphosphoglycerate-independent phosphoglycerate mutase, whose protein sequence is MTDRPVSPVVLIILDGWGFRTSDSGNAILNARTPIVDSLWATYPHTTIATSGKAVGLPEGQMGNSEVGHLSLGSGRVVPQELVRISDAAETGELGQREPIVRLCQAVKERGSKLHLVGLCSDGGVHSHIQHLFALLDMASQRQLPHCVHAITDGRDTPPQTGIQFLAELETKLEASGGTLATIGGRYYAMDRDRRWDRTEKMYRVMTEAGSGNGQAAVQVLKQSYADGITDEFIEPVRLAAGAVEPGDGLIVLNFRPDRSRQLTQALVLPDFAEFERDWIDPLDVVTMTQYEAGLPVGVVFEPQNLDKILGQVISERGLKQFRIAETEKYAHVTYFFNGGIEQPFEGEDRDLIPSPMVTTYDKQPEMSAKQVTDRAVEAISQRQYSLVVLNYANPDMVGHTGNYEATVKAIETVDTCLGRLLSATVTVGGSALILADHGNAELMWDEEHRPWTAHTTNPVPFILVEGEGCKIEGRGNDVHLREGGCLADVAPTILEILQVPQPSEMTGQSLLEPVDYQVKSNRTPVRLKL